One stretch of Euphorbia lathyris chromosome 7, ddEupLath1.1, whole genome shotgun sequence DNA includes these proteins:
- the LOC136235142 gene encoding sorting nexin 2B-like, with protein MMGSENQEAHMYESRDEMENLVLDDPPPSNGNGTKSFPDFRSAMSTLSDTRHPLAPPADSDPLLSPHDPRNPNVSYDNSSYIEPPSYADVIFSPFDENAVNEINGLDSPSRSSESSSPSLSRSPSSGSDYIRITVSNPQKEQEASNSLVPGANTFVTYLITTRTNIPEFRGSEFSVRRRFKDVVTLSDRLAESYRGFFIPPRPDKSVVESQVMQKQEFVEQRRVALEKYLRRLAAHPVIRNSDELKVFLQVQGKLPLPTSTDVASRMLDGAVKLPKQLFGESVAVAPQEVVQPAKGGRDLLRLFKELKQSVANDWGGSRPPVAEEDKEFLENKDRMHDLEQQLSNASQQAETLVKAQQDMGETMGELGLAFIKLTKFENEEAIFNSQRVRAADMKNMATAAVKASRFYRELNAQTVKHLDTLHEYLGLMLSVHGAFSDRSSALLTVQTLLSELSSLHSRAEKLEAASSKIFGGDKSRIRKIEELKDTTRATEDAKNVAIREYERIKENNRTELERLDRERRADFLNMLKGFVLNQVGYAEKIANVWAKVAEETCAYAKENT; from the exons ATGATGGGATCAGAAAACCAAGAAGCTCATATGTACGAATCCCGTGACGAAATGGAGAATCTCGTTCTCGATGATCCACCTCCTAGTAATGGCAACGGAACCAAATCGTTTCCCGATTTTCGTAGCGCTATGTCAACACTCTCCGACACGCGCCACCCTTTAGCGCCGCCGGCTGACTCTGATCCCTTGCTCTCTCCTCATGATCCTCGAAACCCTAACGTCTCTTATGATAACTCTTCCTACATCGAACCGCCTTCGTATGCTGATGTTATTTTTAGTCCGTTCGATGAAAACGCTGTCAATGAAATTAATGGCCTTGATAGCCCTAGTCGGTCTTCAgaatcttcttctccttctctctCAAGATCACCGTCTTCCGGTTCTGATTACATAAGGATAACCGTGTCTAATCCACAAAAGGAGCAAGAAGCTTCTAATTCACTTGTTCCCGGAGCCAACACGTTTGTAACATATCTAATTACCACGAGGACGAATATACCGGAATTTAGAGGATCTGAATTTAGTGTGCGGAGACGATTTAAAGATGTGGTTACTTTATCAGATCGATTAGCGGAGTCATATCGAGGGTTTTTCATCCCTCCTAGACCAGACAAGAGTGTTGTCGAGAGTCAAGTGATGCAGAAGCAGGAATTTGTGGAACAGAGGAGAGTGGCATTAGAGAAGTACTTGAGGAGACTTGCTGCACATCCGGTGATAAGGAATAGCGATGAATTGAAGGTATTTTTACAGGTTCAAGGGAAGCTTCCATTGCCAACGAGCACTGATGTGGCTTCCAGGATGCTTGATGGTGCGGTGAAGTTGCCCAAGCAGTTGTTTGGGGAGAGTGTGGCTGTGGCGCCGCAGGAGGTAGTGCAGCCTGCAAAAGGAGGAAGGGATTTGTTGAGGCTTTTCAAGGAGTTGAAGCAATCAGTGGCTAATGATTGGGGAGGATCAAGACCACCAGTTGCTGAGGAAGATAAGGAGTTTTTGGAGAATAAAGATAGGATGCATGATCTTGAGCAACAACTCAGCAATGCTTCTCAGCAG GCTGAAACGCTGGTGAAAGCCCAACAAGATATGGGGGAGACTATGGGAGAACTAGGATTAGCATTTATCAAATTGACTAAATTTGAGAACGAGGAAGCCATCTTTAACTCGCAGAGAGTCAGGGCTGCTGATATGAAAAACATGGCAACTGCCGCTGTTAAAGCTAGTAGGTTCTACCGTGAGCTAAATGCACAGACTGTCAAACATTTG GATACTCTCCATGAATATCTTGGGTTGATGCTGTCTGTCCATGGTGCATTCTCGGATCGTTCTAGTGCGTTGTTGACCGTGCAAACTCTTCTATCAGAATTGTCTTCCCTGCACTCGAGGGCTGAGAAACTTGAAGCTGCATCATCAAAGATATTTGGTGGTGACAAGTCAAGGATTCGGAAGATTGAGGAGTTGAAAGACACCACAAGAGCTACTGAGGATGCAAAAAATGTTGCAATCAGAGAGTATGAGAGGATCAAG GAGAATAATAGGACTGAACTTGAAAGGCTTGACAGAGAACGGCGTGCTGACTTTTTGAACATGTTAAAGGGGTTTGTTCTTAATCAG GTGGGATATGCGGAAAAAATCGCAAATGTGTGGGCGAAGGTTGCAGAGGAGACGTGTGCATATGCAAAAGAGAACACTTGA